One stretch of Chroococcidiopsis sp. CCMEE 29 DNA includes these proteins:
- a CDS encoding pentapeptide repeat-containing protein, with protein sequence MLLITFLIAGGFVIWAEAKREQRFYQRKPATLQLSVPIDYLRSGRIKEWNQWRKHKTEKGVDLTEANLTRANLTRANLTRANLTEANLARANLMRADLTEANLTRANLTEANLTRANLTRADLTRTNLAGARRPDARSPGVSPPGANLPDARSPDGNQPRASLPEGSRPDGNQPDGS encoded by the coding sequence ATGCTTCTTATAACTTTTCTAATTGCAGGGGGGTTTGTCATCTGGGCTGAAGCCAAAAGAGAACAAAGGTTTTATCAAAGGAAACCAGCAACGCTCCAGCTAAGCGTGCCCATTGATTATTTAAGAAGTGGAAGAATTAAGGAATGGAATCAATGGAGAAAACACAAAACGGAAAAGGGGGTCGACCTGACGGAAGCCAACCTGACGCGAGCCAACCTGACGCGAGCCAACCTGACGCGAGCCAACCTGACGGAAGCCAACCTGGCCCGAGCCAACCTGATGCGAGCTGACCTAACGGAAGCCAACCTGACGCGAGCCAACCTGACGGAAGCCAACCTGACGCGAGCCAACCTGACGCGAGCTGACCTGACGCGAACCAACTTAGCTGGCGCGAGGCGACCTGACGCGAGGTCTCCTGGTGTGAGTCCTCCTGGCGCGAACCTACCTGACGCGAGGTCTCCTGATGGAAACCAACCTCGCGCAAGTCTACCTGAGGGAAGCCGACCTGACGGAAACCAACCTGACGGAAGCTGA
- a CDS encoding HAMP domain-containing sensor histidine kinase: MKPWQSVSSRLTLTLLTLTLGSLVGLFLILDAALMRFFVRDAQASLTQQANALATHTRIHWQNSQVIHQLAHLSSQQSRTQVMVFNANGVTRVIYQGVQDSRAISLPPNAIARTLAGTPQQERFPVTTDVNYPEWLYSTALVRDPASHRIVGAVYVAMPLRRPKQFAQRVEGMVMGVASTATAVAATAGLLLSRTIAHPLQVLQRQAQQLEAGNYSARSALKGNDELAHLSRLLDRMTEKLARTLAALQDRETAYRELVANVSHDLRTPLASLRLGLEAVIDRVVTGDRAKEYLSRACRETDYLSHLVEQLLLLAKADAGQLQIQPQAVSAVAIVQECIARIQPTALQAGIELELDTAFGLPNVWVDPALSGQVILNLLDNAIKYAGNRQRVCLNILPPVEQDGRSYVPIQVQDYGQGMTADVLQHVTERFYRGDRARSRGGFGLGLAIAHQVCQLQGGRLDIESELDRGTIVTLLLPIAVAG; the protein is encoded by the coding sequence ATGAAACCTTGGCAAAGTGTTTCTAGCCGATTAACCCTCACTCTATTAACACTCACCCTCGGCAGTCTAGTGGGATTGTTCCTGATACTTGATGCTGCCCTCATGCGCTTTTTTGTGCGGGATGCTCAAGCCAGTTTGACACAACAAGCTAATGCCCTGGCAACCCACACCCGTATCCACTGGCAAAATTCCCAAGTTATACATCAGTTAGCACATTTAAGCAGCCAGCAGAGTAGAACTCAAGTGATGGTATTTAATGCTAATGGAGTTACACGAGTCATCTATCAAGGCGTGCAGGATTCCCGTGCAATCTCTTTACCCCCAAATGCGATCGCCAGAACTCTGGCGGGAACACCCCAACAGGAAAGATTTCCAGTTACAACGGATGTCAATTATCCTGAGTGGCTCTACAGCACTGCCCTAGTTCGAGATCCCGCTAGCCATAGGATAGTAGGTGCAGTTTATGTCGCCATGCCCCTGCGACGACCTAAACAGTTTGCCCAGCGAGTAGAAGGAATGGTCATGGGCGTGGCAAGTACGGCGACGGCGGTTGCTGCTACTGCCGGATTGTTGCTTTCCCGCACGATCGCTCATCCCTTGCAAGTGCTGCAACGCCAAGCACAGCAATTGGAAGCTGGAAATTACTCGGCTCGTTCCGCCCTCAAGGGCAACGATGAACTCGCGCACTTGAGTCGCCTTCTTGATCGCATGACAGAGAAACTCGCACGGACTCTTGCAGCACTTCAGGATCGGGAAACAGCTTATCGAGAGTTAGTAGCCAACGTTTCCCATGACTTGCGTACTCCTTTAGCCAGCTTGCGGTTGGGCTTGGAGGCTGTGATTGATCGGGTGGTGACAGGTGATAGAGCGAAGGAATATCTGAGCCGCGCCTGTCGAGAAACAGACTATCTTTCCCATCTGGTCGAACAACTACTGTTGTTAGCAAAGGCAGATGCAGGGCAACTTCAGATCCAGCCTCAAGCAGTTTCGGCAGTGGCGATCGTTCAAGAATGTATTGCTCGCATCCAACCTACTGCCCTACAAGCAGGGATAGAGCTAGAACTTGACACTGCTTTTGGACTTCCCAATGTTTGGGTCGATCCAGCCTTGAGCGGACAAGTCATCCTCAACTTGCTGGACAATGCAATTAAGTATGCTGGCAACAGGCAGCGAGTATGTCTAAACATTCTACCGCCTGTGGAACAAGACGGACGTTCCTACGTACCCATCCAAGTGCAAGACTACGGACAGGGGATGACAGCAGATGTGCTTCAGCATGTAACTGAGCGTTTTTACCGAGGCGATCGCGCTCGCTCGAGAGGGGGGTTTGGGTTGGGCTTGGCGATCGCGCACCAAGTTTGCCAACTTCAAGGAGGTCGCCTAGACATTGAAAGCGAGCTAGATCGAGGAACTATCGTCACCCTACTATTGCCGATTGCCGTAGCAGGGTGA
- a CDS encoding IS1 family transposase, protein MTVWIAVECPKCDSSDVSKNGKSAQGKQRYLCKNPECPYRTFILDHSYAGRTRQVKQQIIEMSLNGSGVRDISRVLQVGAPGCIPVL, encoded by the coding sequence ATGACCGTTTGGATTGCCGTTGAATGCCCTAAGTGTGACTCTAGTGACGTATCAAAGAATGGGAAATCTGCCCAAGGGAAACAGCGCTACCTGTGCAAAAATCCTGAATGTCCCTACCGCACGTTTATTCTCGACCATAGCTATGCTGGAAGAACTCGACAAGTCAAGCAACAAATTATTGAAATGAGTCTCAATGGTAGTGGAGTGCGAGATATATCGCGAGTGCTTCAAGTCGGTGCTCCCGGGTGCATCCCAGTCTTGTAA